The proteins below come from a single Mangifera indica cultivar Alphonso chromosome 16, CATAS_Mindica_2.1, whole genome shotgun sequence genomic window:
- the LOC123199110 gene encoding putative U-box domain-containing protein 50 isoform X2, giving the protein MDTDVEKVYVAVGNDLQDGLKTLAWTLAKFESQPFSIVILYLTYDISRDLVYTPLGCKLPATSVSDEVLEDRRKHEEGKIEELLSKYKAFCAKVKAETLKIRKSDEPVHKLLLDLISELRITKLVMGIAFMKSPSGSGKSRSAISGSFFVHLHKPEYCELFIICGGKLVFLKGNNEEGVMEDDQGVRLARMRGNLRSRLTKIFTENYSMGRSSHLPNSPRNLDSPDSQNNWENHVQEIENYFYQLMSLNLDEANPEAEYEVLQTSPMEAILVELEDSNMSVAEKVESLKSKLKEAEEMIQLHRKEAKTNTERCKKAQWAICLCTTSAEKLESLRKEELASRLELQENLDDEKEQLYEITRDVEESKKRLSSVSELLSELSNKLQLSTIAKGHAEKQLEREVTARAEMVREIEELRRQRDVLHRRIEFCKEKDAIAMVTRSSDELISCGYKEYAAEEIRVATDDFSEHLRLKRGEDWTNVYRGRIHFSSVAIKMLSSGLSHDDFQATVKLLTNIRHPHLVAIMGFCSDLRCIVLEYMHNGNLRDILFTSKRNYSKHGRALWWADRIRIAQEVCSAVGFLHSAEPRPIVHGHLTPSNILLDRNLVAKISCAGLGRFSDQCDERLDVRAFGVVLLHLLAGRNWAALLEEATMLDQTALVQVLDEMAGRWPLDLAKDMARIAMKCLSVCQEAHKDLRITSVTKELHELRKKADGLAARGVSKEVTDTFANKEEDSTDIPRVFLCPIFQEVMKNPHVAADGFSYELEAMEEWLGTGHDTSPMTNLRLDHKFLTPNLTLRSLIQDWLNKDPTVSS; this is encoded by the exons ATGGACACTGATGTGGAGAAGGTTTACGTTGCTGTTGGCAACGATTTGCAGGATGGACTCAAGACTTTGGCTTGGACTCTTGCAAAGTTTGAGTCTCAGCCATTCTCCATTGTCATTCTTTATCTTACCTATGACATCTCCAGGGATCTTGTTTACACCCCGC TTGGCTGCAAGCTTCCTGCAACTTCTGTCAGTGATGAGGTGCTGGAAGATCGTCGGAAGCATGAAGAAGGGAAGATTGAAGAGTTACTCTCCAAGTATAAAGCTTTCTGTGCCAAG GTAAAAGCTGAGACtctgaaaattagaaaaagcgACGAACCTGTTCATAAACTGTTGTTAGATTTGATCTCAGAACTCAGAATAACCAAACTTGTGATGGGAATTGCTTTCATGAAATCCCCATCAGGATCAGG GAAATCAAGAAGTGCGATTAGTGGGTCGTTCTTTGTCCACCTACACAAGCCTGAATACTGTGAATTGTTCATAATATGTGGAGGGAAACTTGTGTTCCTTAAGGGAAATAACGAGGAAGGAGTAATGGAGGATGATCAAGGAGTCAGACTTGCAAGAATGAGAGGCAACTTAAGAAGTAGATTAACTAAAATATTCACAGAAAATTATTCTATGGGAAGATCGTCTCACTTACCAAATTCACCAAGAAACTTGGACTCCCCTGATTCACAGAATAACTGGGAAAACCATGTCCAGGAGATAGAAAATTATTTCTACCAATTGATGTCTTTGAACTTAGATGAAGCAAATCCTGAAGCTGAGTATGAAGTTCTGCAAACAAGTCCAATGGAAGCAATTTTGGTAGAACTTGAGGACTCTAATATG AGTGTTGCAGAAAAAGTGGAATCTCTGAAAAGTAAACTAAAGGAAGCTGAGGAGATGATCCAGCTGCATAGGAAAGAGGCGAAAACCAACACTGAAAGATGCAAAAAAGCTCAATGGGCTATATGTTTATGCACCACCAGT GCTGAGAAACTTGAAAGTCTAAGAAAAGAAGAGCTGGCAAGTCGTTTAGAATTACAGGAAAATTTAGATGATGAGAAAGAACAACTGTATGAAATCACAAGAGATGTAGAGGAGAGCAAAAAAAGATTGAGTTCAGTTTCGGAACTCCTATCCGAGCTGTCAAACAAGCTTCAATTGTCAACAATAGCAAAAGGGCATGCGGAGAAACAATTGGAGAGGGAGGTGACTGCAAGAGCGGAAATGGTTAGAGAGATTGAGGAGCTGAGACGACAACGAGATGTTCTTCATCGTAGAATCGAGTTTTGTAAAGAGAAAGATGCCATTGCAATGGTCACAAGGTCTAGTGATGAACTGATAAGCTGTGGTTATAAAGAGTATGCAGCTGAGGAGATTAGAGTGGCCACTGATGATTTTTCTGAACATTTGAGATTGAAGCGTGGTGAAGATTGGACAAATGTGTATCGAGGACGAATTCATTTTTCATCTGTTGCCATCAAAATGCTCAGCTCAGGATTGTCCCATGATGACTTCCAGGCTACG GTGAAGCTTCTTACAAACATTAGACATCCTCATTTGGTTGCCATAATGGGTTTCTGCTCGGACCTAAGATGTATAGTTTTGGAGTATATGCACAATGGTAATTTAAGGGACATTTTATTTACCTCTAAAAGGAACTACAGCAAACATGGACGGGCTCTTTGGTGGGCCGACCGGATTCGCATTGCTCAGGAAGTTTGCTCGGCTGTCGGTTTCCTCCACTCGGCAGAGCCCAGGCCCATTGTCCATGGCCACCTCACACCATCAAATATCCTCCTTGATCGCAATCTTGTTGCAAAGATTAGTTGTGCTGGGTTGGGAAGGTTTAGTGATCAATGCGATGAAAGATTGGATGTTCGAGCATTTGGGGTGGTGTTGCTGCATCTTTTAGCAGGGAGGAATTGGGCCGCACTACTTGAGGAGGCAACGATGTTGGATCAGACGGCCCTGGTCCAAGTTTTGGATGAGATGGCTGGACGCTGGCCCTTGGATTTGGCAAAGGATATGGCCAGGATAGCAATGAAATGTTTGTCAGTATGCCAAGAGGCCCATAAAGATCTGAGAATTACAAGTGTAACGAAAGAGCTTCATGAATTGAGGAAAAAGGCTGATGGTTTGGCAGCAAGAGGAGTTAGTAAGGAGGTGACTGATACTTTTGcaaataaagaagaagattcAACTGATATTCCCAGGGTTTTTCTGTGCCCTATATTTCAG GAAGTAATGAAAAATCCACATGTAGCAGCAGATGGATTTTCTTATGAGTTGGAAGCAATGGAGGAATGGCTGGGAACGGGACATGACACTTCTCCAATGACAAATCTAAGACTTGACCACAAATTCCTCACCCCTAACCTTACCCTTCGTTCCCTCATTCAAGATTGGCTCAACAAAGACCCAACTGTTTCTTCTTAA
- the LOC123199110 gene encoding putative U-box domain-containing protein 50 isoform X1 produces MDTDVEKVYVAVGNDLQDGLKTLAWTLAKFESQPFSIVILYLTYDISRDLVYTPLGCKLPATSVSDEVLEDRRKHEEGKIEELLSKYKAFCAKVKAETLKIRKSDEPVHKLLLDLISELRITKLVMGIAFMKSPSGSGHFIIFRKSRSAISGSFFVHLHKPEYCELFIICGGKLVFLKGNNEEGVMEDDQGVRLARMRGNLRSRLTKIFTENYSMGRSSHLPNSPRNLDSPDSQNNWENHVQEIENYFYQLMSLNLDEANPEAEYEVLQTSPMEAILVELEDSNMSVAEKVESLKSKLKEAEEMIQLHRKEAKTNTERCKKAQWAICLCTTSAEKLESLRKEELASRLELQENLDDEKEQLYEITRDVEESKKRLSSVSELLSELSNKLQLSTIAKGHAEKQLEREVTARAEMVREIEELRRQRDVLHRRIEFCKEKDAIAMVTRSSDELISCGYKEYAAEEIRVATDDFSEHLRLKRGEDWTNVYRGRIHFSSVAIKMLSSGLSHDDFQATVKLLTNIRHPHLVAIMGFCSDLRCIVLEYMHNGNLRDILFTSKRNYSKHGRALWWADRIRIAQEVCSAVGFLHSAEPRPIVHGHLTPSNILLDRNLVAKISCAGLGRFSDQCDERLDVRAFGVVLLHLLAGRNWAALLEEATMLDQTALVQVLDEMAGRWPLDLAKDMARIAMKCLSVCQEAHKDLRITSVTKELHELRKKADGLAARGVSKEVTDTFANKEEDSTDIPRVFLCPIFQEVMKNPHVAADGFSYELEAMEEWLGTGHDTSPMTNLRLDHKFLTPNLTLRSLIQDWLNKDPTVSS; encoded by the exons ATGGACACTGATGTGGAGAAGGTTTACGTTGCTGTTGGCAACGATTTGCAGGATGGACTCAAGACTTTGGCTTGGACTCTTGCAAAGTTTGAGTCTCAGCCATTCTCCATTGTCATTCTTTATCTTACCTATGACATCTCCAGGGATCTTGTTTACACCCCGC TTGGCTGCAAGCTTCCTGCAACTTCTGTCAGTGATGAGGTGCTGGAAGATCGTCGGAAGCATGAAGAAGGGAAGATTGAAGAGTTACTCTCCAAGTATAAAGCTTTCTGTGCCAAG GTAAAAGCTGAGACtctgaaaattagaaaaagcgACGAACCTGTTCATAAACTGTTGTTAGATTTGATCTCAGAACTCAGAATAACCAAACTTGTGATGGGAATTGCTTTCATGAAATCCCCATCAGGATCAGG TCATTTCATCATCTTCAGGAAATCAAGAAGTGCGATTAGTGGGTCGTTCTTTGTCCACCTACACAAGCCTGAATACTGTGAATTGTTCATAATATGTGGAGGGAAACTTGTGTTCCTTAAGGGAAATAACGAGGAAGGAGTAATGGAGGATGATCAAGGAGTCAGACTTGCAAGAATGAGAGGCAACTTAAGAAGTAGATTAACTAAAATATTCACAGAAAATTATTCTATGGGAAGATCGTCTCACTTACCAAATTCACCAAGAAACTTGGACTCCCCTGATTCACAGAATAACTGGGAAAACCATGTCCAGGAGATAGAAAATTATTTCTACCAATTGATGTCTTTGAACTTAGATGAAGCAAATCCTGAAGCTGAGTATGAAGTTCTGCAAACAAGTCCAATGGAAGCAATTTTGGTAGAACTTGAGGACTCTAATATG AGTGTTGCAGAAAAAGTGGAATCTCTGAAAAGTAAACTAAAGGAAGCTGAGGAGATGATCCAGCTGCATAGGAAAGAGGCGAAAACCAACACTGAAAGATGCAAAAAAGCTCAATGGGCTATATGTTTATGCACCACCAGT GCTGAGAAACTTGAAAGTCTAAGAAAAGAAGAGCTGGCAAGTCGTTTAGAATTACAGGAAAATTTAGATGATGAGAAAGAACAACTGTATGAAATCACAAGAGATGTAGAGGAGAGCAAAAAAAGATTGAGTTCAGTTTCGGAACTCCTATCCGAGCTGTCAAACAAGCTTCAATTGTCAACAATAGCAAAAGGGCATGCGGAGAAACAATTGGAGAGGGAGGTGACTGCAAGAGCGGAAATGGTTAGAGAGATTGAGGAGCTGAGACGACAACGAGATGTTCTTCATCGTAGAATCGAGTTTTGTAAAGAGAAAGATGCCATTGCAATGGTCACAAGGTCTAGTGATGAACTGATAAGCTGTGGTTATAAAGAGTATGCAGCTGAGGAGATTAGAGTGGCCACTGATGATTTTTCTGAACATTTGAGATTGAAGCGTGGTGAAGATTGGACAAATGTGTATCGAGGACGAATTCATTTTTCATCTGTTGCCATCAAAATGCTCAGCTCAGGATTGTCCCATGATGACTTCCAGGCTACG GTGAAGCTTCTTACAAACATTAGACATCCTCATTTGGTTGCCATAATGGGTTTCTGCTCGGACCTAAGATGTATAGTTTTGGAGTATATGCACAATGGTAATTTAAGGGACATTTTATTTACCTCTAAAAGGAACTACAGCAAACATGGACGGGCTCTTTGGTGGGCCGACCGGATTCGCATTGCTCAGGAAGTTTGCTCGGCTGTCGGTTTCCTCCACTCGGCAGAGCCCAGGCCCATTGTCCATGGCCACCTCACACCATCAAATATCCTCCTTGATCGCAATCTTGTTGCAAAGATTAGTTGTGCTGGGTTGGGAAGGTTTAGTGATCAATGCGATGAAAGATTGGATGTTCGAGCATTTGGGGTGGTGTTGCTGCATCTTTTAGCAGGGAGGAATTGGGCCGCACTACTTGAGGAGGCAACGATGTTGGATCAGACGGCCCTGGTCCAAGTTTTGGATGAGATGGCTGGACGCTGGCCCTTGGATTTGGCAAAGGATATGGCCAGGATAGCAATGAAATGTTTGTCAGTATGCCAAGAGGCCCATAAAGATCTGAGAATTACAAGTGTAACGAAAGAGCTTCATGAATTGAGGAAAAAGGCTGATGGTTTGGCAGCAAGAGGAGTTAGTAAGGAGGTGACTGATACTTTTGcaaataaagaagaagattcAACTGATATTCCCAGGGTTTTTCTGTGCCCTATATTTCAG GAAGTAATGAAAAATCCACATGTAGCAGCAGATGGATTTTCTTATGAGTTGGAAGCAATGGAGGAATGGCTGGGAACGGGACATGACACTTCTCCAATGACAAATCTAAGACTTGACCACAAATTCCTCACCCCTAACCTTACCCTTCGTTCCCTCATTCAAGATTGGCTCAACAAAGACCCAACTGTTTCTTCTTAA